The Nitrospinota bacterium genomic sequence GAAGAGCAGGGAGCTTTTGGGATTAACCCAGGAGGGAATCAACAGGATTGCCAAGATCGTCAAACAGCTCTTAGCCTTTCATCGTCCTGAAACAGAGGCAAGGAGTTTAGAGGATATCAACAGTATTGTAAAGAAGACCCTTTCCTTAACAAAGAACCAGCTTTCTCTGAGTAATGTAAAGGTAATAGAAGAGTTTTCCTCTGACCTGCCGAAGGTGATGGTTTCTTCCCAGCAGATGCACCAGGTTTTATTAAATCTCATCTTAAATGCTCAGGATGCGATGCCAGAGGGTGGTGAAATAAGGATTCAGACAGGGGAGGATAATGGGGTGGTTCATATTGATATCAGTGATACAGGTTTAGGTATCCCTGAGGAGATAAGGGATAAGATCTTTGAGCCCTTTTTTAGCACGAAGAAGAGGGAGAAGGGGACAGGATTGGGTCTTTCTATTTCCTATGGGATTATCAAGGCTCATAATGGAGATATTTTGGTTAAGAGCAAAGAAAAGGAAGGAACAACCTTTACCATAAAACTGCCTGTAGAAAATCATTAAGATATTATGATAGATTAATCCATTATTTGTCAGGGTTGATTCTTCAATTTGAAGAGAGAATAATTGTCAGTATTCCTTAATAAAAAAATGTAAATCCAACCTTAATTCTTATTTTTTTAATACTTTAAAAGTTATAAAAAAAAGAAAAATATTTTATTCTTAATGAAATTTATTGTCAAGGATTTTCCCGACCAAATGACTCAAGATCAGGAGAGAAAAAAGGCCTTCTTACAATAATATAGTAATAGAGAAGGATAGAATTTTTAAATTTCAGCCTCTTCAGGACAGATAATGGTCGATATATATTTCTCTGTCATACATGTTGGGGTCTTTGCTTTTTTGATACACTCATAACATTTTTTGGGATTAAAAAGCGGGGTACTTATGTATTTTTCTCCTCCATCTGGGAACAGGGTGACAACAACACCCCTGTCCATGCCTTTTATCATTTCTAATACACCATACATGCTGGCGCCAGAGCTTATCCCACAAAAAATACCTTCTTTGATCGTCAATAACCTTGCTGTCTCAAAGGCGTCTTCGTCTGAAACATAAATCCTCTCATCTAAGCGGGAGGGGTCAAATATCTCTGGGACGTACTGATGCGTCAGATTTTTAAGGCCTTGGATCTTAGAGTTGGGATAGGGTTCTACGCCAATGATTTTGATATCGGGA encodes the following:
- a CDS encoding ATP-binding protein, whose product is KSRELLGLTQEGINRIAKIVKQLLAFHRPETEARSLEDINSIVKKTLSLTKNQLSLSNVKVIEEFSSDLPKVMVSSQQMHQVLLNLILNAQDAMPEGGEIRIQTGEDNGVVHIDISDTGLGIPEEIRDKIFEPFFSTKKREKGTGLGLSISYGIIKAHNGDILVKSKEKEGTTFTIKLPVENH